In Desulfopila inferna, a single window of DNA contains:
- a CDS encoding 4Fe-4S dicluster domain-containing protein: MKKYSFVIDVAKCENCNNCFLSCKDEHCGNDWPGYALSQPLHGQRWMNISRKERGQFPLIDVAYLPKPCMHCDDAPCVAAAKNEAVYKRPDGIVLIDPEKAKGQNAIAGACPYGAIWWNEEAQVPQKCTFCAHLLDKGWKVPRCVQVCPTGALSILHIEDEGLAGLVTSEDMETLASEKMPTRPRVYYKNLHRFDKCIIVGSVATGDDGATECVVGATVRLLKDGNTLSQQESDDFGDFKFDGLVEKSGSYELEVSFAEKSTRMEIGKLQKSRFVGTLWI; the protein is encoded by the coding sequence ATGAAAAAATACAGCTTTGTCATCGATGTGGCCAAATGTGAAAATTGTAATAATTGCTTTTTGTCCTGCAAGGATGAGCATTGCGGCAACGACTGGCCGGGCTATGCACTCTCCCAGCCGCTGCATGGCCAGCGCTGGATGAATATTTCGAGAAAAGAACGGGGGCAATTTCCCCTCATTGATGTGGCTTATCTGCCGAAGCCTTGCATGCACTGTGACGATGCGCCATGTGTTGCGGCCGCAAAAAACGAGGCGGTATATAAACGGCCGGATGGAATTGTGCTCATCGATCCGGAAAAAGCCAAAGGGCAAAATGCGATTGCCGGTGCCTGTCCTTATGGCGCAATCTGGTGGAATGAAGAGGCCCAGGTGCCTCAGAAGTGTACCTTTTGCGCCCACTTGCTCGATAAGGGGTGGAAGGTTCCGAGGTGTGTTCAGGTTTGCCCGACAGGGGCCTTGTCGATCCTGCATATCGAAGACGAGGGGTTAGCCGGGTTAGTAACGTCGGAGGATATGGAAACATTAGCATCCGAGAAAATGCCTACACGCCCCAGGGTCTATTATAAAAATCTCCACCGTTTCGACAAGTGTATTATCGTCGGCAGTGTCGCCACGGGAGATGATGGAGCAACCGAATGTGTCGTTGGTGCAACGGTTAGACTGCTGAAAGATGGCAATACTCTTTCTCAACAAGAGTCGGATGATTTTGGAGACTTTAAGTTTGACGGACTCGTCGAAAAGAGCGGCAGTTATGAACTAGAGGTGAGCTTTGCCGAAAAATCTACAAGAATGGAAATCGGAAAATTGCAGAAGAGTCGTTTTGTCGGTACGCTGTGGATATAG
- a CDS encoding molybdopterin-dependent oxidoreductase: MKLSADSFLARSEHTSNLLFQFMLYAAFLVMKAKRILTPSFKHRLMEKDLTAQIKIRGDKYGRVYVFKKGNVSSFAGMVTEPDVCMIFTSSAIAVRLMLSPRNYLKQINAMKNFQVDVEGNDESVFWFMQTLDKLLPVSDTFQYGTPVGDEMIRYVNNTNGGPVFVYVKNGKIIRITPVEFDDTDGKSWTIHARGKSFTPPRKGTVSPYVLGLKSLIYSKDRLLYPMKRVDFDPEGERNCQNRGISGYERISWDKALDIVAAEIKRVKKEYGPGAIMNGSGSHHTWGNIGYWLSAKTRFMNTIGSSHVVHNPDSWEGWYWGAMHHWGNSIRNGATDTYGTVEDCLKEAEMIVFWSSDPESTSGVYGAFEGTVRRQWAKSLGIKMVHIDPYYNHTAALLGGKWIAPRPDTGNSMSLAIAYVWIEEDLYDKNYVDTLTVGFDKWRDYILGKVDNIPKTPEWQEAETNVPARVVRALARQWGSRKTYLSPGGLAGFGGACRCATGIEWARSMVCLMAMQGLGKPGVNMGCLQQGAPVDTNFYFPGYAEGGLSGDLDYTGLRISMYQRMPQLPSMNSVSQMIPRLRIPEAILNQSCEGYPTDPKSIEGQFKKITYPAPGHSPSRMYYKYGGSHFGTMADSNRFARAYRSDNLEFVVNQSIWFEGEAKFADVILPACTNFERWDIGETANSGGYSHHQFIQWNHRVITMQHKCIEPLGESKSDYQIFHELAERLGMGALFSEGNTELQWCHRLFKASDLPTVVSWEDFLKKGYYVVPAPKEENRAPVSYRWYAEGAKKNVPELTPLPSDYTDEWRKGLQTQSGKLEFESSSLKRFAPDDPERPPISTYIPSWEGHHNTLLYGKYPLNLISPHPRYSFHTMFDGKDCVINDVKDHRVLIDGYYYWIVRINVDDARKRNIGNNSLVRLFNDRGEVICAAHITDRLPPGTMQSPEGSAIYDPIGEPGESPDRGGCINVLTPSRNIIKKSHSTASNSCLVQVELWEEGAVQ, translated from the coding sequence ATGAAACTCTCTGCTGACAGTTTTCTGGCCAGATCAGAACATACATCGAACCTGCTGTTTCAATTCATGCTGTATGCCGCGTTCTTGGTGATGAAAGCCAAAAGGATACTGACACCGTCGTTTAAGCATCGCTTGATGGAAAAAGACCTGACTGCACAGATTAAAATACGTGGCGACAAGTATGGGCGTGTCTATGTCTTTAAAAAAGGTAATGTCTCCTCTTTTGCAGGAATGGTGACAGAGCCGGATGTGTGTATGATTTTCACCAGTTCGGCTATAGCAGTACGGTTGATGCTTTCGCCACGGAACTATCTCAAGCAGATTAACGCGATGAAAAATTTTCAGGTGGATGTTGAGGGGAACGATGAATCTGTTTTCTGGTTCATGCAGACCTTGGATAAGCTGCTCCCCGTCTCTGATACATTCCAGTACGGCACGCCGGTTGGCGATGAAATGATCAGGTATGTCAATAACACCAATGGAGGACCTGTCTTCGTCTATGTCAAAAATGGCAAGATCATTCGGATCACTCCTGTTGAATTTGACGATACCGACGGCAAGTCGTGGACCATACATGCTCGAGGTAAATCTTTTACACCGCCGCGGAAAGGAACGGTAAGCCCCTATGTTTTAGGCCTTAAATCGCTGATCTACTCCAAGGATAGACTTTTATATCCAATGAAGCGTGTTGATTTCGACCCTGAAGGAGAGCGCAATTGTCAAAATAGGGGAATATCAGGATACGAGAGGATAAGTTGGGACAAAGCTCTTGATATCGTAGCAGCCGAGATTAAAAGAGTGAAAAAAGAGTATGGCCCCGGTGCGATAATGAATGGCAGCGGTTCTCATCATACCTGGGGAAATATCGGATATTGGCTGAGCGCCAAAACCCGGTTTATGAATACCATAGGGTCGAGTCATGTGGTTCATAATCCCGACAGTTGGGAAGGTTGGTATTGGGGTGCCATGCACCACTGGGGCAATTCCATTCGTAATGGGGCGACAGATACCTATGGCACCGTAGAGGACTGCCTCAAGGAAGCGGAAATGATCGTTTTCTGGTCAAGCGACCCTGAATCCACCAGCGGCGTTTATGGAGCCTTCGAAGGCACCGTGCGCCGGCAGTGGGCAAAGTCGCTGGGAATAAAAATGGTCCACATTGACCCATATTACAACCATACCGCGGCGCTCCTCGGCGGAAAATGGATTGCCCCGAGACCGGATACCGGAAACAGCATGTCCCTTGCCATCGCCTATGTATGGATAGAAGAAGACCTGTACGACAAGAACTATGTTGACACCCTGACCGTCGGTTTTGATAAATGGCGCGATTATATACTCGGCAAGGTCGACAACATTCCGAAGACTCCCGAGTGGCAAGAGGCGGAAACCAATGTTCCGGCTCGCGTGGTGCGTGCCCTTGCACGCCAGTGGGGCAGCAGAAAGACCTATCTGTCGCCGGGTGGGCTAGCCGGATTCGGCGGAGCCTGCAGATGTGCCACGGGTATCGAATGGGCGCGCTCGATGGTCTGCCTGATGGCCATGCAGGGCCTGGGCAAACCAGGAGTGAATATGGGTTGTCTGCAACAGGGTGCACCGGTGGACACCAATTTTTATTTTCCGGGTTATGCGGAGGGAGGCCTTTCCGGAGATCTTGATTATACCGGGCTTCGGATCAGCATGTATCAGCGTATGCCCCAGCTTCCCTCGATGAATTCGGTTTCCCAGATGATTCCGCGCTTGCGTATCCCCGAGGCAATTCTCAATCAGTCCTGCGAGGGTTATCCAACTGATCCCAAAAGCATTGAAGGGCAATTTAAAAAAATAACCTATCCTGCCCCCGGCCACTCACCATCAAGGATGTACTACAAGTATGGTGGATCGCATTTCGGCACCATGGCCGACTCTAACCGTTTTGCCCGGGCCTATAGGAGTGATAACCTGGAATTCGTCGTCAATCAGTCAATCTGGTTTGAGGGGGAGGCCAAGTTTGCAGATGTTATTTTACCGGCATGTACCAATTTTGAACGGTGGGACATTGGTGAGACTGCCAACTCCGGAGGTTACAGTCACCATCAGTTTATTCAGTGGAACCACAGGGTCATCACTATGCAGCATAAATGCATCGAGCCGCTCGGTGAATCGAAGTCCGATTATCAGATATTCCACGAGCTGGCCGAGCGGCTCGGGATGGGTGCCCTGTTTTCGGAAGGGAATACCGAGCTTCAATGGTGTCACAGGCTCTTTAAAGCGAGTGATCTGCCCACGGTGGTGTCATGGGAAGATTTTTTAAAGAAGGGGTACTATGTTGTTCCGGCCCCCAAGGAAGAAAACCGTGCTCCCGTCTCCTATCGTTGGTATGCAGAAGGAGCAAAAAAGAATGTGCCGGAGTTAACTCCCTTACCATCGGATTATACAGATGAGTGGCGAAAAGGGTTGCAGACGCAATCGGGCAAGCTCGAGTTCGAGTCCTCCAGCCTGAAGAGATTTGCGCCGGACGATCCGGAGCGGCCGCCGATCTCAACGTATATTCCCTCGTGGGAAGGTCACCACAACACGCTTTTGTACGGCAAATACCCATTGAATCTGATTTCGCCCCATCCCCGCTATAGTTTTCATACCATGTTTGATGGGAAAGATTGCGTCATCAACGACGTTAAGGATCATCGGGTTTTGATTGACGGCTACTATTACTGGATTGTCAGGATTAACGTTGACGATGCCCGCAAACGAAATATTGGCAACAACAGTCTGGTCAGACTCTTTAATGACCGGGGGGAGGTGATTTGCGCCGCGCATATCACTGATCGACTTCCTCCGGGAACCATGCAGTCGCCGGAAGGATCGGCTATTTACGATCCGATCGGTGAACCGGGAGAATCTCCTGACCGGGGCGGGTGCATCAATGTGCTCACCCCCAGCAGAAACATCATCAAGAAATCTCACTCAACAGCCTCCAATTCCTGTCTGGTACAGGTTGAGTTATGGGAAGAAGGAGCGGTACAATGA
- a CDS encoding sigma-54-dependent Fis family transcriptional regulator — protein MDENLFFKQATLLLCSSLDVEIALWRCFQFVRKHLPVDAMYLNIYEPSISGIRYIAMADAHGGRKIEKSIKLPAGLIQAIESGQRLKDYLIINTPEDDPLGRIITAEFDLADHSFIALRLYIEGHRLGVIDLFAKGADRFSQENALLISQLREPFAIAMANALKHQELVDIKEKLLSDNRYLHSELIAQSGNEVVGAETGLKEVMDKVAQIAHLKNTILLLGETGTGKEVIANAIHRQSPRSKEPFIKVNCGAIPENLIDSELFGHEKGAFTGAVTQKRGRFERAHKGTIFLDEIGELPPWAQIRLLRVLQTEEIERVGGSPPIKLDIRVIAATHRDMQQMVNDGLFREDLWFRINMFPIFIPPLHARISDIPLLTSYFLEKKSKELGIHPVPEIAAEELKNIMQQTWPGNVRELENVVERSLILHRQGPFYFQRPQNPSPIAKNDFSLKIDSHIIPLDEVVRNHIVQALKTARGKINGTTGAAALLHIHPNTLRNRMRKLGIEFGRNCNTR, from the coding sequence ATGGATGAAAATCTCTTTTTTAAACAGGCCACGCTGCTTCTCTGCAGCAGCCTGGATGTTGAAATCGCTCTTTGGCGATGTTTCCAGTTCGTCCGAAAACACCTCCCGGTTGACGCCATGTATCTCAATATTTATGAACCAAGCATCAGCGGTATCCGATATATAGCCATGGCCGATGCTCATGGCGGACGCAAAATTGAAAAATCAATCAAGCTTCCCGCGGGTCTCATCCAGGCTATAGAAAGCGGACAAAGATTAAAAGATTATCTAATCATCAATACTCCCGAAGATGACCCGTTAGGGCGGATAATCACAGCGGAATTTGATCTGGCCGATCATTCATTTATCGCCCTGCGTCTCTATATCGAGGGGCACCGACTCGGCGTTATCGACCTGTTTGCGAAAGGCGCTGATCGTTTCAGTCAAGAGAACGCCCTGCTCATCTCGCAACTACGAGAACCGTTTGCCATTGCCATGGCAAACGCCCTTAAACATCAAGAGTTAGTCGATATCAAAGAAAAGTTGTTATCTGATAATCGCTATCTGCACAGTGAACTCATAGCTCAATCAGGGAATGAAGTAGTGGGGGCAGAAACAGGATTAAAGGAAGTGATGGATAAGGTGGCTCAAATAGCCCATTTGAAAAACACCATCCTACTCCTCGGCGAAACCGGCACGGGCAAGGAGGTGATTGCCAACGCAATTCATCGCCAATCTCCGCGTAGTAAAGAGCCCTTCATAAAGGTTAATTGCGGCGCTATTCCGGAAAACCTGATCGACAGCGAACTCTTCGGTCATGAAAAAGGAGCTTTTACCGGCGCGGTTACCCAGAAACGCGGGCGCTTTGAAAGGGCTCACAAGGGAACTATCTTTCTTGATGAAATAGGTGAACTACCTCCTTGGGCACAGATCCGCTTGTTGCGGGTATTGCAAACTGAGGAAATCGAGCGGGTTGGCGGGTCGCCTCCCATTAAATTAGATATCCGGGTAATCGCAGCCACTCACAGAGACATGCAACAGATGGTGAATGACGGATTATTCAGGGAAGACCTCTGGTTTCGAATTAACATGTTTCCCATCTTTATTCCGCCGCTTCATGCACGGATTTCCGATATACCGCTGCTAACAAGCTATTTTCTTGAAAAAAAATCCAAAGAACTGGGAATTCACCCGGTACCGGAAATTGCTGCGGAAGAGCTTAAAAATATCATGCAGCAAACCTGGCCTGGCAATGTCCGTGAGCTTGAAAACGTCGTCGAACGCTCCCTGATTCTGCACCGCCAGGGACCGTTCTATTTTCAAAGACCTCAGAATCCTTCGCCTATTGCAAAAAATGACTTTTCTCTTAAAATCGATTCTCATATCATCCCTCTTGACGAGGTTGTTCGTAATCACATTGTTCAAGCACTTAAGACAGCCCGGGGAAAAATAAACGGTACCACTGGAGCGGCGGCTCTTTTGCACATTCATCCCAATACCCTTCGCAATCGCATGAGGAAGCTCGGGATCGAATTCGGCCGTAATTGCAATACAAGATGA
- a CDS encoding tetratricopeptide repeat protein, which produces MAQSWDALNQKVIDFIQKGQFQEAMAAGREALDYAVKKNGENHETVAVTLNNLGELYHIMGDYQEAEKILLQSIQVSEAVHGESSLEVADTLVNLVEMYITQQRYQEAEPKMEKVTAIYEKFHADDPSLLPPVFSTLATIYLGQGKSDSAKVQLERALQLIEKNQGQDDPGLGPILKSLSVIDRQAGDMEAAEKKLRRALVIYENSIGPGNPEFAGILTHLSEVYLAKGLITAAEPLLNQAIGIFKDTLPDNHPEIGSAMDRLAALYAATGRTEKSETLLQEAIKVYTASLGGEHPVLAEAQNSLAEIFINSGRHKDALSLLEKSLAAREKALGAKHPAVAQSLNNLAVIYNKRGDRALALKQHRRALDIREAAFGKDHPAITQSLENMAALYREQGKNTEAEKMLKQSLAIWEKAHGKDHPATAQSYHNLATLYVDSGKYQEAEQALLTARKILEKNHEGNSMHMATVFETLSGLYHKMGKLSESKEYAARVYKIRKPEHMNRQKL; this is translated from the coding sequence ATGGCTCAAAGTTGGGATGCGCTGAACCAGAAGGTAATAGATTTTATACAAAAAGGTCAATTCCAGGAAGCCATGGCGGCCGGCCGCGAGGCCTTGGATTATGCCGTAAAGAAAAACGGCGAAAACCATGAGACTGTTGCCGTGACGCTGAATAATTTAGGTGAACTGTATCATATAATGGGAGATTATCAGGAAGCAGAAAAGATTCTACTTCAGTCTATTCAGGTGAGTGAAGCAGTGCATGGGGAGTCGTCTCTGGAAGTAGCGGATACCCTGGTTAATCTCGTGGAGATGTATATTACCCAGCAAAGATACCAGGAGGCGGAGCCGAAAATGGAGAAGGTTACCGCCATATATGAGAAGTTCCATGCAGATGATCCTTCATTGCTACCCCCTGTTTTCAGTACTCTCGCAACAATTTATCTTGGACAGGGAAAATCGGATTCGGCCAAAGTGCAACTTGAAAGGGCCCTACAACTCATAGAAAAAAATCAGGGCCAGGATGACCCAGGGCTTGGGCCTATTCTTAAAAGTCTCTCCGTCATTGACCGACAGGCCGGCGATATGGAGGCCGCAGAGAAGAAGCTTCGCCGGGCCCTGGTCATTTATGAAAACAGTATTGGTCCTGGAAACCCCGAATTTGCTGGTATATTGACCCACCTTTCTGAAGTCTACCTGGCAAAAGGATTAATTACAGCAGCTGAACCGCTGTTGAACCAGGCTATTGGCATTTTCAAAGACACTCTCCCGGACAATCATCCGGAAATTGGTTCTGCAATGGACAGGTTGGCGGCATTGTACGCAGCTACGGGCCGAACGGAAAAGTCCGAGACGCTCCTGCAGGAAGCTATAAAAGTATATACAGCTTCTCTGGGCGGCGAACATCCGGTTCTTGCCGAAGCGCAAAACAGTCTGGCCGAGATTTTTATCAACAGCGGACGTCATAAAGACGCTCTGTCTCTACTGGAAAAATCTCTTGCCGCGCGAGAGAAAGCTTTGGGGGCAAAACATCCGGCAGTTGCGCAGTCTCTTAATAACCTTGCCGTGATATATAATAAAAGAGGAGATAGGGCTCTGGCCCTGAAGCAACATCGGCGTGCTCTTGATATTCGGGAGGCGGCCTTTGGTAAAGACCATCCGGCTATTACACAATCTCTGGAGAATATGGCCGCTCTTTACCGGGAGCAGGGAAAAAATACCGAGGCTGAAAAGATGCTCAAACAGTCCTTGGCGATTTGGGAGAAGGCTCACGGTAAGGACCACCCGGCTACCGCCCAGAGTTATCACAACCTTGCTACCTTATATGTCGATTCAGGGAAATACCAGGAGGCGGAACAGGCTCTCTTGACCGCTAGAAAGATTCTGGAAAAGAACCATGAGGGTAACAGCATGCACATGGCAACTGTCTTCGAAACCCTTTCGGGACTCTATCACAAGATGGGTAAACTGTCAGAGAGTAAAGAATATGCGGCCCGTGTGTATAAAATACGCAAACCCGAACATATGAACAGGCAAAAATTATGA
- the amaB gene encoding L-piperidine-6-carboxylate dehydrogenase, with product MKFLDDLAIGGKNSGVSSGGEWGKTVDNGEIEVMSPVDGKIIASVYQASPQDFTRTMEKAAAAFHQWRITPAPKRGEIVRQIGDEFRRHKTSLGTLVSYEMGKSLQEGLGEVQEMIDICDFAVGQSRQLYGFTMHSERDEHRLYDQYHPLGVVGVISAFNFPAAVWSWNAMISAVCGNTVIWKPSSKTPLTAIAIHRIVTRVTSANRLPEGIFNIVVGRGSDIGERMLQEKRIALLSVTGSTGVGRHAAQVVASRLGKCILELGGNNAIIVTENADLKLAVPALVFSAVGTAGQRCTTTRRVIIHDSVYDRIKEALIRAYSTLKIGSPLREGVHMGPLIDIDAVEGYQKALRDLVDQGGSILFGGNVLRGDEYASGCYVEPVLAEAENSYPIVQDETFAPILYLIRYSGGVENGIALQNEVVQGLSSSIFTGNLREAELFLSAQGSDCGIANVNIGTSGAEIGGAFGGEKETGGGRESGSDAWKGYMRRQTNTINYGKTMPLAQGIKFDI from the coding sequence ATGAAATTTCTAGACGATCTGGCAATAGGCGGAAAGAACTCCGGCGTATCTTCAGGAGGGGAATGGGGCAAGACCGTTGATAATGGAGAGATAGAGGTTATGTCTCCGGTCGACGGCAAAATAATAGCCTCGGTCTATCAGGCTTCGCCGCAGGATTTTACCAGGACTATGGAAAAAGCCGCGGCCGCCTTTCACCAATGGAGAATAACCCCTGCCCCGAAGCGCGGTGAGATAGTGCGGCAGATCGGCGACGAATTTCGCCGGCACAAGACATCGCTGGGAACCCTGGTCTCCTACGAAATGGGAAAATCGCTCCAGGAAGGCCTGGGTGAAGTACAGGAGATGATTGACATCTGCGATTTCGCTGTGGGGCAGTCCAGGCAGCTTTACGGTTTTACCATGCATTCGGAACGCGACGAGCACAGGCTTTATGATCAGTATCATCCGCTGGGGGTGGTAGGTGTTATCAGCGCTTTCAATTTTCCGGCTGCGGTCTGGTCATGGAATGCGATGATCTCCGCGGTATGCGGCAATACCGTTATCTGGAAACCGTCATCGAAAACACCCCTGACGGCCATAGCCATACACAGAATAGTGACCCGAGTGACCTCAGCCAACAGACTGCCCGAGGGCATCTTTAACATTGTTGTGGGCAGAGGCTCCGATATCGGCGAGCGGATGTTGCAGGAGAAGCGCATAGCCCTTCTCTCCGTCACCGGGTCGACTGGAGTTGGCCGCCATGCCGCTCAGGTTGTTGCCTCACGGCTGGGAAAATGCATACTTGAACTGGGTGGCAATAACGCCATCATCGTCACCGAGAATGCCGATCTGAAACTGGCTGTGCCGGCACTGGTCTTTTCGGCGGTGGGAACGGCCGGTCAGCGCTGTACCACCACGAGGAGGGTAATTATCCATGACTCCGTCTATGACAGGATCAAAGAGGCCCTTATCAGAGCCTATTCCACTCTGAAGATCGGCTCGCCTTTGCGGGAAGGCGTCCATATGGGACCGCTGATAGATATCGATGCCGTAGAAGGATACCAAAAAGCCCTGCGGGATCTGGTCGATCAGGGGGGGTCCATCCTCTTTGGCGGCAATGTCCTCAGAGGAGATGAATATGCTTCCGGTTGTTATGTCGAGCCGGTGCTGGCCGAGGCTGAAAACAGTTATCCCATTGTACAGGACGAGACTTTCGCCCCTATTCTTTATCTGATCAGGTATAGCGGCGGAGTGGAGAACGGTATTGCCCTACAGAACGAGGTGGTTCAGGGGTTGTCTTCTTCCATATTTACCGGCAATCTGCGGGAGGCTGAGCTGTTTCTCTCGGCGCAAGGTTCCGACTGCGGTATCGCCAATGTCAATATTGGAACATCGGGCGCCGAGATAGGAGGGGCTTTCGGCGGTGAAAAGGAAACCGGAGGCGGTCGGGAATCAGGCTCGGATGCCTGGAAGGGATATATGCGCCGGCAGACCAATACCATAAACTATGGCAAGACCATGCCTCTGGCTCAAGGCATCAAGTTCGATATTTAA
- a CDS encoding RrF2 family transcriptional regulator — MSASTKLSNSVKALCFLAVNLPEPQSSKTISDNTGVNASKLRKLLADLAKINIVTTTKGASGGYLLARPPAQIHLQEIYCAIEDRKAFHLDVTALPQAKLDDALAVNSYFLDLFSEIQVEIEKKMSNITLESVLEAVSKN; from the coding sequence ATGTCAGCATCCACCAAATTATCAAATTCAGTCAAGGCCCTCTGCTTTCTTGCCGTGAACCTGCCGGAACCGCAGAGCAGCAAAACTATTTCCGACAATACCGGGGTCAACGCCTCGAAGTTGCGCAAACTGCTGGCCGATCTGGCCAAAATAAATATTGTGACCACCACCAAAGGTGCCTCAGGCGGCTATCTGCTCGCCCGGCCACCCGCGCAAATACACCTTCAGGAAATCTATTGCGCCATAGAGGACCGCAAGGCCTTCCACCTCGATGTCACAGCATTGCCCCAGGCGAAGCTGGATGACGCCCTCGCCGTGAACAGCTACTTTCTTGATCTTTTCAGCGAGATACAGGTTGAAATTGAAAAGAAAATGAGCAATATCACACTCGAATCCGTCCTTGAAGCGGTTTCAAAAAACTGA
- a CDS encoding methyltransferase domain-containing protein codes for MDPVLAGKTGKSSYSEEEKEKIRTAIHKKYVKVSSSADGLFKYQTGKVGAQTLGYDADIIAGIPDDLLSPFCGVGNPFSLGEVVEGSDILDIGCGAGFDLIVARKKTGPDGRVCGVDLSPEMVGRARSNLEKLGMDDIETFVVLSENLPFQDSSFDLVISNGVINLSPAKDQLFAEIFRVLRPGGRMQMADIVLDCEPPSHITGSLEAWSQUIGGAVSVGDQTELIRDAGFSEVNCVGTTGRKTSAYTVGALFTAVRP; via the coding sequence ATAGATCCAGTTCTTGCAGGTAAAACCGGAAAATCTAGTTATTCCGAGGAGGAGAAAGAAAAGATTCGTACGGCCATACATAAAAAATACGTCAAGGTGTCCTCTTCTGCCGATGGTTTGTTCAAATATCAGACCGGCAAAGTCGGAGCGCAAACTCTCGGCTATGATGCCGATATAATTGCGGGTATTCCAGACGATTTACTGTCCCCTTTCTGCGGGGTCGGCAATCCTTTCTCTCTGGGAGAGGTGGTCGAAGGCAGCGACATACTCGATATCGGCTGCGGTGCGGGTTTTGATCTGATTGTCGCCCGCAAAAAGACAGGCCCGGACGGCAGGGTCTGCGGCGTTGATTTAAGTCCGGAGATGGTAGGTCGCGCCCGCTCCAATCTGGAAAAACTGGGCATGGACGATATTGAAACCTTTGTCGTCTTATCGGAGAATCTCCCTTTTCAGGACAGCAGTTTCGATCTGGTGATATCCAATGGTGTGATTAATCTTTCTCCGGCTAAGGATCAGCTGTTTGCCGAGATTTTTCGTGTCCTTAGACCGGGCGGCAGGATGCAGATGGCGGATATTGTCCTGGACTGTGAACCGCCTTCCCATATAACCGGCAGTCTTGAAGCCTGGTCACAATGAATAGGCGGCGCGGTCTCCGTCGGAGACCAGACAGAGCTTATCAGGGATGCGGGTTTTTCGGAAGTGAACTGCGTTGGAACCACCGGAAGAAAAACCTCTGCGTACACTGTCGGGGCACTTTTTACGGCGGTGCGGCCTTAG